The Apodemus sylvaticus chromosome 22, mApoSyl1.1, whole genome shotgun sequence genome includes a region encoding these proteins:
- the Tchp gene encoding trichoplein keratin filament-binding protein, which produces MALPTLPSYWPSRRAMDPRQRQHQQEEEFRQQWEENSRYFRTWDIHNSKQTQWSSKINYQRSMHAYHCEKMKEEKRKNLEVRRERLRELMLEEQDLLASELDALRLSMSLREQRLREQHRDLKSAREEQRKLIAEQLLYEHWRKNNPKLRELELDLHKKHVINSWATQKEEKKQQEATEKQEKKRFENEYAAARREAEARMRAEEERRQREGLLQAEALRQQMEELKQKEMEATKLKKEQENLLRQRWELERLEEERRQMAALRRKTELGRFLRHQYNAQLNRRTQEIREELEADGRILQALLEKEDELQRVELARQEQARADAAWMKQVIEEQLQLEKAREAELQQLLREEAKEMWEKREAEWAREQVARDRLMSEVLTGRQQQIQEKIEQNRRAQEETLRHRENLLKTLEEGKQLAQRAKEESEELKSARKQELEAQVAERQVQEWEAVRQEEEEEEEAKQAEKLSNALLQQEARTMAEEGYRPKSHGHLRIAWD; this is translated from the exons ATGGCACTCCCCACGTTGCCCTCTTACTGGCCCAGCCGGAGAGCCATGGATCCCCGCCAGCGCCAGCATCAGCAGGAGGAAGAGTTTCGGCAGCAGTGGGAAGAGAACAGCCGCTATTTCAGGACTTGGGACATccacaactccaaacagactcAATGGAGCTCCAAAATCAACTACCAGCGCAG CATGCACGCCTACCATTGtgagaagatgaaggaggagaagaggaagaatctGGAGGTCCGGCGGGAGAGACTCAGGGAGCTGATGCTGGAGGAACAGGACTTGCTGGCCTCGGAGCTGGATGCGCTGAGGCTGAGCATGAGCCTTCGGGAGCAGAGACTCCGGGAGCAGCACAGGGACCTGAAGTCAGCCCGGGAAGAGCAAAGGAAACTG ATTGCTGAACAACTTTTGTATGAGCACTGGCGGAAGAACAACCCCAAACTTCGAGAG CTTGAGTTGGACCTTCACAAGAAGCACGTGATAAATTCTTGGGcgacacagaaagaagaaaaaaaacag CAAGAAGCCACTGAGAAGCAGGAGAAGAAGCGGTTTGAGAACGAGTATGCGGCAGCCCgcagggaagcagaggccaggatGCGAGCcgaggaggagaggaggcagcGGGAGGGGCTCCTGCAGGCCGAGGCACTGCGCCAGCAGatggaggagctgaagcagaaggagATGGAG GCAACCAAGCtaaagaaggaacaggagaaccTGCTGAGGCAGCGCTGGGAGCTGGAAAGGCTGGAGGAAGAAAGGCGGCAGATGGCAGCCCTGCGGCGCAAGACAGAGCTAGG GCGCTTCTTAAGACATCAGTACAATGCGCAGCTCAACAGGCGCACCCAGGAGATCCGGGAGGAGCTG GAGGCTGATGGGCGGATCCTGCAGGCTCTCCTGGAGAAGGAAGATGAACTGCAGAGAGTCGAGCTGGCCAGGCAGGAGCAAGCCCGGGCCGATGCAGCCTGGATGAAGCAGGTGATCGAGGAGCAGCTGCAGCTGGAGAAGGCCCGTGAGGCCgagctgcagcagctgctgaG GGAGGAGGCCAAGGAGATGTGGGAGAAAAGAGAGGCGGAGTGGGCCCGAGAGCAGGTCGCGCGGGACAGACTGATGAGTGAG GTTCTGACCGGGAGGCAGCAGCAGATCCAAGAGAAGATCGAACAGAACCGGCGAGCGCAGGAGGAGACCCTGAGGCACAGGGAAAATCTCCTCAAGACTCTCGAGGAGGGGAAGCAGTTAGCTCAGCGAGCAAAGGAAGAGAGCGAAGAGTTGAAgtcagccaggaagcaggagctggaagCCCAG GTCGCGGAGCGCCAGGTCCAGGAATGGGAAGCAGTccggcaggaggaggaggaggaggaggaggccaagcAGGCAGAAAAACTCTCCAACGCTCTGCTGCAGCAGGAGGCGAGGACCATGGCGGAGGAGGGCTACCGGCCCAAG TCTCACGGACACCTCAGAATTGCCTGGGACTGA